The Candidatus Thermoplasmatota archaeon nucleotide sequence GTTTAGACTTTATATTTATTCGTAATGTAACTCACCATATACTAAATTGAGTAAAATATTTTAGAAATTTAAAAGATTTTCTAAAATCCGAAGGCAAGATTATCATCATAGAATATAAGAAAGGCAAAATTTTCACTTTTCGCGGAATATTTGGACATCATATTCCAAAAGAGGTTATTAAACAGGAAATGGAAGAAGCTGGATATTTATTTGAAAAGGAATTTGATTTTCTTCCAGAACAACACTTTGCGATTTATTTAAAGCGATGAAAATGAAAGATAGGAACATAAATGAAGGAAGATATGGGATGGAAGAAGGAAAAGAAGAAAAATTTATGGCGTCCCTTCGCCGACTCTTCGGATTGCTTCGCAGTCCTTGTCTCTATCGGGAACGTATAACATTCCTTCTCTTTTTCTTTTTGTTGTACCGACAGGCAATTTTCAAAAAAATTTAGAAAGTATATTATATGCATACCTTATTATATCCCAATGGGATGGGATGACGAAATGGATATAGAAGAAATATCCAACAAAATAAGAAATTTTCTCGAGGTAGAGATAAAAGTTTGTAGGGAATGCAAAGAGAACGCAAAGGGGCCTTTCGAATAGACTGCAAGCGCTCTTTAATGCTGTTCACCTCATACATAGTCCTATTGTCGTCCCATCAATTTTCCATATTCGAAGAGGTTGCCAGCCCTGTATATTTCCATCTGAACGTCCGACATTGGCTTGGTTTTTGCCACCTCGATTTTATCTTTTTTTATGCTTCCGGTCTCCAGATCAATTTCTATAACATCTCTGCTTTTCAGTTCTTTTTCAAATATGCCCGGGCATTCCAGCACGGCCAGTCCAGAATTTATTGCATTTCTTTTGTATATGGCTCCGAAAGATTCGGCCACTATTGCCCGTATTCCGAGAGATATAAAGCAGTCCACAGCCTGCTGTCGTGAAGAGCCTGCACCAAAATTTTTGCCGGCGATGATTATGTCTCCTTCCTTCGCTTTATCCGGAAAATCCTTCCAGCCTTCGAGGTTGCCCAAGGCATGTTTTCCCATTTCCGAAACCTCTGTTATGTGCAAATATCTGTTATGAAAAATCATATCGGTGTCGATGTCGTCAAGTCTCTTTCCATTCTCATCTGTTATGAGCCATATTCTTCCCTTGATGACTGCAGGCTTCAATTTTTCACCTCCAATGAATCCGGAGACGTAAGGCAACCTTTCACAGCACTTGCCGCAGCGGTGGCAGGGCTTACCAGGTATATCTCTCCAGGTCCCTGCTTTCCTTTATAATTTCTGTTTGTTGTCGAGAGTTCTATTTCGCTTTCGCCCACAAGGCCGGGCATTCCTTCTGCACATCCCCCACATCCCGGATTCGTGAAAACAACAGCACCTGCGTCAATGAATATGTCTACCAGTCCTTCTTTTATTACCATCGCCCAGACTTCTTTCGTTGCAGGTGTAATTCTGAGATTGATTCCTTTCTTCACCTTCCTTCCTTTAAGAATCTTTGCCGCAGCAAGCATATCCTCATATTTTCCATTTGTGCAGGAACCTATAAACACAGAGTCTATTTCCATGCCCTCGATATCGGAAACCGGACATACATTCGTTGGTTTTGGCGGC carries:
- a CDS encoding 3-isopropylmalate dehydratase gives rise to the protein MKPAVIKGRIWLITDENGKRLDDIDTDMIFHNRYLHITEVSEMGKHALGNLEGWKDFPDKAKEGDIIIAGKNFGAGSSRQQAVDCFISLGIRAIVAESFGAIYKRNAINSGLAVLECPGIFEKELKSRDVIEIDLETGSIKKDKIEVAKTKPMSDVQMEIYRAGNLFEYGKLMGRQ